In Thauera sp. JM12B12, one DNA window encodes the following:
- a CDS encoding TRAP transporter large permease has translation MIGSVLIGLFLLALVAGMPLATGLGVASIAVLALAGFDQLAVPTNIYAGIAKYPLLAIPMFILAGMIFERSGVAVRLVRFVTAMVGEWTGSLAVVAVLVSMLLGGISGSGPADAAAVAAVMLPSMIARGYPKGFSAGLIAASGSTAIVIPPSVAFIVYSVMVPAATVPALFAAGLFPGMVAALCLLVPAIIISRKHGFGRDYKAERPPLGKSFIDAIWGLLAPVIILGGLRTGIFTPTEAAVVAVAYGIFVGMVVYRSISFAGLFRILVEAAELSAVVLMIIGIASVFAWAGNTLGIFDAAAKALVGLHSSEWLMLLSINLLLLVAGMFLDAISIFLILLPLLVPIAVAMGWDLVWFGVMMTINLAIGQFTPPMAISLMITSRIAGIGMEETFKWVIWLVLAMGAGLTLMIVFPQLALWLPAKLGYL, from the coding sequence ATGATCGGCTCCGTCCTCATCGGCCTCTTCCTGCTCGCGCTGGTCGCGGGCATGCCGCTCGCCACCGGCCTCGGGGTGGCGAGCATCGCGGTGCTGGCGCTCGCCGGCTTTGACCAGCTCGCGGTACCGACCAACATCTACGCCGGCATTGCCAAGTACCCGCTGCTGGCGATCCCGATGTTCATCCTTGCCGGCATGATCTTCGAGCGCTCCGGCGTCGCGGTGCGCCTGGTGCGTTTCGTCACCGCGATGGTCGGCGAATGGACCGGCTCGCTCGCGGTGGTGGCGGTACTGGTGTCGATGCTGCTCGGCGGCATCTCGGGCTCCGGCCCGGCCGATGCCGCGGCGGTGGCGGCGGTGATGCTGCCGTCGATGATCGCGCGCGGCTATCCGAAGGGCTTCTCGGCCGGCCTGATCGCCGCCTCGGGTTCGACCGCGATCGTCATCCCGCCCTCGGTGGCCTTCATCGTCTATAGCGTGATGGTGCCGGCCGCCACCGTGCCGGCGCTGTTCGCGGCGGGCCTGTTCCCGGGCATGGTGGCCGCGCTCTGCCTGCTGGTGCCGGCGATCATCATCAGCCGCAAGCATGGCTTCGGCCGCGACTACAAAGCAGAGCGCCCGCCGCTGGGCAAGAGCTTCATCGACGCGATCTGGGGGCTGCTGGCGCCGGTGATCATCCTCGGCGGCCTGCGCACCGGCATCTTCACGCCCACCGAGGCGGCGGTGGTGGCGGTGGCCTACGGCATCTTCGTCGGCATGGTGGTGTACCGCAGCATCAGCTTCGCGGGCCTGTTCCGCATCCTGGTCGAGGCCGCCGAGCTCTCCGCCGTGGTGCTGATGATCATCGGCATCGCCTCGGTGTTCGCCTGGGCGGGCAACACGCTCGGCATCTTCGATGCCGCGGCCAAGGCGCTGGTCGGGCTGCACTCCAGCGAGTGGCTGATGCTGCTGTCGATCAACCTGCTGCTGCTCGTCGCCGGCATGTTCCTCGACGCGATCTCGATCTTCCTGATCCTGCTGCCGCTGCTGGTGCCGATCGCGGTGGCGATGGGCTGGGACCTGGTGTGGTTCGGCGTGATGATGACGATCAACCTCGCCATCGGGCAGTTCACGCCACCGATGGCCATCTCGCTGATGATCACCTCGCGCATCGCCGGCATCGGCATGGAGGAGACCTTCAAGTGGGTGATCTGGCTCGTGCTGGCGATGGGCGCCGGGCTGACGCTGATGATCGTGTTCCCGCAGCTCGCGCTGTGGCTGCCGGCCAAGCTCGGCTACCTGTAG
- a CDS encoding DUF995 domain-containing protein — MNRLLACASAALLLGACASTEKELTDKGMQPVAAAKAQTLLSGNTTTGTTASGSGFMVYNAPDGTMRGKSGNSSDTGTWEVIADGQHCNQWKTWRGGARQCARLYEVDGEIRYFEDGNYRGRYKIEQGNPYKL; from the coding sequence ATGAACAGACTGCTCGCCTGCGCGTCAGCCGCGCTCCTGCTTGGCGCCTGCGCTTCCACCGAGAAGGAACTCACCGACAAGGGCATGCAGCCCGTCGCCGCAGCCAAGGCCCAGACCCTGCTCTCCGGCAACACAACAACCGGCACCACCGCGTCGGGCAGCGGCTTCATGGTCTACAACGCCCCCGACGGCACCATGCGTGGCAAGAGCGGCAACAGCAGCGACACCGGCACCTGGGAAGTCATCGCCGACGGCCAGCATTGCAACCAGTGGAAAACCTGGCGCGGCGGCGCGCGACAATGCGCTCGACTGTATGAGGTGGACGGCGAAATCCGCTACTTCGAGGACGGCAACTACCGCGGCCGCTACAAGATCGAGCAGGGCAATCCCTACAAGCTCTGA
- a CDS encoding TetR/AcrR family transcriptional regulator, protein MQITDSSPQTTDAPRATARRQQILNAAAQCFREHGFHGASIAQISKSAGMSAGHIYHYFENKEAIIAAIVAQDLESLLTLTAELRAACNVRAALIERAAEGVADQLDPINAALKVEIAAEAARNPRVAQIVREADATCRRELAATIRAIRHGAGHEDSPTAIGDMVEVLASLFEGLLLRTIRNPGLDRSRVAQRIQIAINDLLDQPG, encoded by the coding sequence ATGCAGATCACGGATTCCAGCCCTCAAACCACCGACGCTCCGCGCGCCACCGCCCGCCGCCAGCAGATCCTGAACGCCGCCGCGCAGTGCTTCCGCGAGCACGGTTTTCATGGCGCCAGCATCGCACAGATCTCGAAAAGCGCGGGCATGAGCGCCGGCCACATCTACCACTACTTCGAGAACAAGGAAGCGATCATCGCCGCGATCGTGGCGCAGGACCTCGAGAGCCTGCTGACCCTCACGGCCGAACTGCGCGCAGCCTGCAACGTGCGAGCGGCGTTGATCGAGCGCGCCGCCGAAGGCGTCGCCGACCAGCTCGACCCGATCAACGCCGCGCTGAAGGTCGAGATCGCCGCCGAGGCCGCACGCAACCCGCGCGTGGCGCAGATCGTGCGCGAGGCCGACGCTACCTGCCGTCGCGAGCTCGCGGCGACCATCCGCGCGATCCGCCATGGCGCCGGCCACGAAGACTCGCCGACGGCGATCGGCGACATGGTCGAGGTGCTCGCCAGCCTGTTCGAGGGCCTGCTGCTACGCACCATCCGCAACCCCGGGCTCGACCGCAGCCGAGTCGCGCAGCGCATCCAGATCGCCATCAACGACCTGCTCGACCAGCCGGGCTGA
- a CDS encoding efflux RND transporter periplasmic adaptor subunit, producing MKITPQPRFRSAAVVALGALFLAACSGGKEQGAGGPPQAPAVTVMTVATSSVPMVVELPGRTTPYLIAELRPQVTGIVTQRAFNEGSEVKAGQVLYRIDDAPYQAAHDSAKAALARAEANAQVARIKAERHAALAKIEAVSKQANDDAQAALKQAQAEVAAARAALDKARIDLDYTRLKSPISGRIGRSTVTAGALVTANQAQALATVQQLDPIYVDLTQSSAEMLRLRREIAAGRLQAGAKGEVPVKLILEDGSEYAAEGRLALSEVTVDEGTGSVTLRAQFPNADGVLLPGMYVRARLPQGTRSEAIRVPHKALSRDPRGNALVMLVDAEGKVEARPVQVAQSLGSDWVVTSGLAAGERIIVEGLQKIRPGATVQAQEAGASPPAAGQAPAAKAS from the coding sequence ATGAAGATCACACCCCAACCCCGATTCAGGTCCGCTGCCGTGGTGGCGCTGGGCGCCCTGTTCCTTGCCGCGTGCAGTGGCGGCAAGGAACAGGGCGCCGGCGGGCCGCCGCAGGCGCCTGCGGTGACGGTGATGACGGTGGCGACCAGCTCCGTCCCGATGGTCGTCGAACTCCCCGGCCGCACCACGCCCTACCTGATCGCCGAGCTGCGCCCTCAGGTCACCGGCATCGTCACCCAGCGCGCCTTCAATGAAGGCAGCGAGGTCAAGGCGGGCCAGGTGCTCTATCGCATCGACGACGCGCCCTACCAGGCCGCCCACGACAGCGCCAAGGCCGCGCTCGCGCGCGCCGAGGCCAATGCCCAGGTCGCCCGCATCAAGGCCGAGCGCCACGCCGCGCTGGCGAAGATCGAGGCGGTCAGCAAGCAGGCCAACGACGACGCCCAGGCCGCGCTCAAGCAGGCCCAGGCCGAGGTCGCCGCCGCCCGGGCCGCGCTCGACAAGGCCAGGATCGACCTCGACTACACCCGGCTCAAGTCGCCGATCTCCGGCCGCATCGGCCGTTCGACGGTCACCGCCGGCGCGCTCGTGACCGCCAACCAGGCGCAGGCGCTCGCCACCGTGCAGCAGCTCGACCCGATCTACGTCGACCTGACCCAGTCCAGCGCCGAGATGCTGCGCCTGCGCCGCGAGATCGCCGCCGGCCGCCTGCAGGCGGGGGCGAAGGGCGAGGTGCCGGTGAAGCTGATCCTCGAGGACGGCAGCGAGTACGCCGCCGAGGGCCGCCTGGCGCTGTCGGAAGTCACCGTGGACGAGGGTACCGGCAGCGTGACCCTGCGCGCCCAGTTCCCCAACGCCGACGGCGTGCTGCTGCCCGGCATGTACGTGCGCGCCCGCCTGCCCCAGGGCACGCGCAGCGAGGCGATCCGGGTGCCGCACAAGGCGCTGTCGCGCGACCCGCGCGGCAACGCGCTGGTGATGCTGGTCGATGCCGAGGGCAAGGTCGAGGCGCGTCCGGTGCAGGTCGCGCAGTCGCTCGGCTCGGACTGGGTGGTGACCAGCGGCCTGGCGGCCGGCGAGCGCATCATCGTCGAGGGCCTGCAGAAGATCCGCCCGGGTGCGACGGTGCAGGCGCAGGAGGCGGGGGCCAGCCCCCCGGCTGCCGGCCAGGCGCCCGCGGCCAAGGCCAGCTGA